The Cottoperca gobio chromosome 15, fCotGob3.1, whole genome shotgun sequence genome segment GCCAGACTCTGTACTCATAACAACTAACCTGCCAAGAGGTTCTGAGATGTCTCACATCAACATCTGTGTAGTTTGAAGTTATTTAAcacaaaaaaagttaaatacaaaacaacgaTTCGTCTTTAGCACGAAGATAAGACGGGTTGTGTTAAAACATCGCTTCACTCTGGTGCAGATCGACACTTTCATGaactgcagttttcaaactgcttaaatacatttaaaggcaTTAAATACTTTTTGTAACCCTGTGCAGTAATCGTTCAATCATCGGTTATTTGCcaataaagtaaatgttcaaCTCCAGTGATGCCTACATACATTTATCTAAACAAATGTACTCCACATCCTTTACAACCACACTGAAGCGATGTCACGCGGGAGAGAGCACGTTTGGCTTTTAGTGCATTATTAATTGAATAATCTCTCCctcgttctcctcctcctggtctACCAGCAGACAAACGATCCACTTCTGTTCCACTGCTTCTTTAACATGTGCCGCAATGAGAAGCTAAAGGATTTGATTCAGGTAGAAAAAAGGCACAAGTGCAAATAAGCAAGAGGAGATTCTACATTTTCATAAGACGTACTATTCCACAGTGAATACGGTAATGTGACCGCTCAGCAGCCACTGATACGTACAGTAACGTGTGCATGCAACAGATGCAAATAGATGGGGATGCATGATTAACAGATGTTTATGGAACAGTACGGAAATGTTATTATTGGTTAACGCTTCAACACGCATCGCAGGATATAAAGCGCACGTTCTTTGCCGCCTTGAAAGCAGTTAAGATCCTATCATCGGCACTCTGCACTGATGGaagtaactttttatttatttacatttgctgctcacatttctttctgttgaaGATCACGTTACAGATCACTAATGAGCCCAACGTGACCTATGACGTCTCATTTAAGAAATGCATGTGAAGCTTCCTGTGGAAGTTGAATGCACTTATTTTAAGTCACTTTACATAAACGCCACATGGACTGTAACATAATCAATCACGTGTTAGTATGAGCCGCTTTCTCAGCTACTGGCTGTTAGACATGCAAAGATTGTGATGGCGGCAGAATCAATCACAGACTGCAAGCAGTTAAAACACAAGTATGGGGAAATGAAGAACTTAGATGGACGACATTAGTACACCGACAACACTCTGGTGACGGATCTGAtgactttaatgtattttatctgCAGGGCTTTTGGACTGAAGTGTCAATCACGTTGCAGGAATTTATTTCTCAATGGCTGCTTGTTGTGCTGCTTTGACACATCAACAGGGGCCTGATTCCCTTTTCACTTGGCAGAGGGACGTTTGGACAGGGACAGAACACAAACAGATCCACCTGACGTCTGTAATCACGACTGTAATTTGCTGTAGAGATGAACATTTTCATAGTTTTCAGTTTTAATGGCAGGTGATGGCAGGATTGCAGGAGAGTTCCTCATTTGACCTAATGTCAAACAGTCAACGTGCCACAATGTTCAGAGGATACGAGTTCCACCTTCAGCCGCGGTAGCCCTCAGCCAGTTCATCTGGTGCCAACTTAACCAACACCTGTCGTTTCTCATAATCAGAGGGGACCTCACTGCAGTCTGGCGGGTCGTCATCTTCTTCAAAGTTCTTGCCTTGCATGTAGTCATCATTCCTTACCTCCATGTCGTTGGACACACCTTCATCCTCTTCCGACACCCCGATGCGCAGACGGACGTCGGGCTCAGTAGAGGGAATGAGAGCCGGTGATAATTCTTTCTCTTCTGATGACAGCAGAGGTGTGGGTGAGGTCGGCTCCACTTCTGCCACGGTGAACCTCTCTTGAAGCGCTCCTGAGGTCACCTCCCTAATTTTACTCTTGAAATTCTTTGAGACAAAAAGAGGAATTGTTAAGATTAgtgttgaaatgtaaaaaccTCTTCTGTAGGATAAATTCTTCTAGCGTACTCAAACCCAATGATTTCCATTTGAATGATCACATAATACCAGAGTTGATGAACACGGCCTACCATAGCACTTGGTAAAGGATTTGAGGGTGACGTCTTTTTCCGGTACACCATGAAGAGGACAAAGGAAACTGCACTGAAGAACAACAGGACGCCCACGACGCAGATGTGGACCAGATCTGGAGGAAACAAATGTCCAaccattaaatacatttacagacagaatcacacacacacacacagccacacacagccacacacagccacacacacacacacacacacacacacacacacacacacagtaaataaaatCATTGTTGTGAATTTGAGAAATTataacatttatcttttttcaatacattaatttatttattataaatggaCATGTATATAAATGGACAGTCAAAGCATGACTGTTGTGAatcttaaaaactaaaactaaacttaaagaaagaaagaaaatgttactCAACAGCTTGGTGCTTCTTCGAATGGCGGGGCGCAATACTCTCGAGTGCCTTTAACTGCTATTTTCAGCAGCTCTCCCTTGACCTTCAGacagtgtttcttctgtgtagCATCCACTTGAAGtttctcctcacacacatcCTTCACACAGTTGTGGTGTTTTGATtgttcctgcacacacaaacaaacaaacagtgaggCTTCTTTGCATCAAACCTTCACAGGGATACAGCAGACATGTCATGTGATGCATCGATATCTGCTACCACCCATATAGTGtgcgagtgagtgtgtgtgaaactgGGCGCAGTCTGACCTGGCTGATGAGCACAACATCGTAATAAAATACAGGTAGCTCTCGGGTATTCTGTGCATCCTGGCTTTTTTTCTCCCGAGCATTTGTTTTTCGACTCCGAGGCAACCTATGGTGGTACACAAGCCAGGGATGCGTGAAGCGGAGCAGCACGGTGTCATCCTGTTGGGCGGTGACGTTCACCGACGGGAAGTCCAAACTACCTGGAAACCAACAGTATTAGTAATCTCAATGTTTAATGTCAGAGACGGACGCATACTGAGATCATGAACAACTAACTATTACTTTGAATA includes the following:
- the ifngr1l gene encoding growth/differentiation factor 10b, coding for MDLTTFHPVFLFLVLLQTVVAQVEPPTDVKLHCHNLHNVLKWSYDKPLPGLRFRVNVGSTDDMNGIPNELWVDPPAKLEADVSFLSDPGSSYFLTVTAVIGQNVSHAVPDQGIIFSYFKDSQANQRCSLDFPSVNVTAQQDDTVLLRFTHPWLVYHHRLPRSRKTNAREKKSQDAQNTRELPVFYYDVVLISQEQSKHHNCVKDVCEEKLQVDATQKKHCLKVKGELLKIAVKGTREYCAPPFEEAPSYLVHICVVGVLLFFSAVSFVLFMVYRKKTSPSNPLPSAMNFKSKIREVTSGALQERFTVAEVEPTSPTPLLSSEEKELSPALIPSTEPDVRLRIGVSEEDEGVSNDMEVRNDDYMQGKNFEEDDDPPDCSEVPSDYEKRQVLVKLAPDELAEGYRG